In Runella sp. SP2, the genomic window GTTTGGCAAATGACAAGAATGGCTTGCCATTTTTTAGGGCAAGACTAGGTGTGAGCGTAACGCGAGGGCGTTTTCCTGGCTCTACCACGTTGAAAGGATTCTCTTTTGGGTCAAGTACAAACGACTGCATCCGTTGGCTCATTCCGATGCCCGTATTTCCTGCGATACACGCAGGTACCCATCCTCCACTTGGCGTCATCGAGACTACCCAACCTTCAGCATCTGCGGCCTCTACCGAGGTCGTTCCTGCCGTGAAACTTTCTTGGAATTTTTCATCCAATGTTGCATTATTTTTAGGAGCCGTTAAGCTCGCACTTCCCCAATTTTTGAGCAAATCTAAGTAAGGATTTGCTTTGCCCTCAAACGGATAAGGGTCGCCTGGGCCAATTTTGGGGTCGTTCATGTTGGGGTTTATCAACTTGCTACGCTCTTTAGCATATTCCTTTGAAAGTAGCCCTTTCATGGGTTCTTCGGGGCTAAAAGCAGGGTCTCCGTAGTAGAAATCGCGGTCGGCAAACGCCAAATTCATGGCTTGATACAACGTATGCACGTAGCGAGTAGAGTTGTAACCCATGCTTTTTAGGTCGAAGTTTTCCAAAATGTTCAACGTTTGGAGCATGGCGGGGCCTTGCGTCCACTGTTGGAGTTTATATACTTCAATTCCTTTGTAAGTAGTCATCATTGGCTCTTCGATTTTGACCTTCCAATTGGCCAAATCTTGTTCCGTAATCAGGCCACCTTGTTCTTGGCAGCCCCGAGCAATTTCTTTGGCAATTTCTCCACGATAAAAAAGATCATTAGCGGCATAAATCGCCTCTTTTCGAGATTTTCCTTTTGCCAACGCTTGCTGTTCGGCATTTACCAATTTTTTGAGCGTTTCGAGCAAATCTTTTTGCACAAAAATCTCTCCTGCATCGGGCGCTTCGCGTTTAGCTCCCAAATGCGGTAGAAATACCTTTTTGGAATACGGCCACTGTTTGATAAGGTCTTTTTTCCCTTCGATTGAATTAGCCGTTTGGGCTTCAATGGGATAACCTTCGGCCAATTGCATGGCAGGAGCAAGCACTTCTTTGAGCGACATGGTTCCGTATTCGGCCAAAATCGTCATCAATCCTCCTGGTGTTCCAGGCGTTACGGCGGCCAACGGCCCATATTCAGGAGGATACTTCATACCCTTGTTTTTGAAGAAATCGGCAGTGGCTCCCGTTGGTGCTACTCCCAAGGCATTGATGGCAATGACTTTTTTGGTTTTGGGATTGTAAATAAGGGCTTGCGTTTCACCGCCCCAACTGAGCACATCCCACATGGTGCAGGTAGCGGCCAACATACCACAAGCTGCGTCCACGGCATTTCCTCCTTTGGTAAAAATCATCGCTCCAGCGGTAGCAGCCAAAGGTTTACCCGTAATGGCCATCCAATGTTTACCGTGCAAGGGTGGTTTTTGGGTAACAACAGGCAGGTTATTAAACGACTGAGCGTGGGTTTGTGCCCAAATCGACAACAGTAAAAAAGTAAAAGGTAAAAGTTTTGTCCACTTCATCGGTTTTCGGTTAGGTTTGGTGATGATTTACTAAATTTAATGTACCAAATACGGCGAGCTTGTGGCATCGCCAAGGTTCATAGAAGGCGGAATATGCTGCGGTAAGGCTTCAAAACGATACCCAAGACTGGAAAAATGCTCTAGCATTCTAGGAAGTACGTAACTCATATTACGCCACGCTTTTAGGCTATCGTGCAACACCACAATCGAGCCTGCTTTGGTATATTTCAACGTTTTTTCAAGGCAACGCTCAGGGCTAAGGTATTTTTCAAAATCGCCCGTTAGTACATCCCACATCACTACATGATAATCATTGAGGAGAGGCCGCGCTTGGCTCAATTTAATCCGCCCGTAAGGCGGGCGAAAAAGGGACGTATCTACTGGTAAAATTTCACTACACTGCCTTACGTTTTCGAGGTAGGTTTCATCATCAGTATGCCATCCTTTCAAATGGTTAAAT contains:
- a CDS encoding polysaccharide deacetylase family protein, translating into MIPLFVHKSPRILKSFYSPFVWEIPTEEPVIYLTFDDGPIPDVTEWVMEQLDSYLAKATFFCIGDNVRKHPEVFAQLIAKGHSIGNHTFNHLKGWHTDDETYLENVRQCSEILPVDTSLFRPPYGRIKLSQARPLLNDYHVVMWDVLTGDFEKYLSPERCLEKTLKYTKAGSIVVLHDSLKAWRNMSYVLPRMLEHFSSLGYRFEALPQHIPPSMNLGDATSSPYLVH
- a CDS encoding gamma-glutamyltransferase family protein, which codes for MKWTKLLPFTFLLLSIWAQTHAQSFNNLPVVTQKPPLHGKHWMAITGKPLAATAGAMIFTKGGNAVDAACGMLAATCTMWDVLSWGGETQALIYNPKTKKVIAINALGVAPTGATADFFKNKGMKYPPEYGPLAAVTPGTPGGLMTILAEYGTMSLKEVLAPAMQLAEGYPIEAQTANSIEGKKDLIKQWPYSKKVFLPHLGAKREAPDAGEIFVQKDLLETLKKLVNAEQQALAKGKSRKEAIYAANDLFYRGEIAKEIARGCQEQGGLITEQDLANWKVKIEEPMMTTYKGIEVYKLQQWTQGPAMLQTLNILENFDLKSMGYNSTRYVHTLYQAMNLAFADRDFYYGDPAFSPEEPMKGLLSKEYAKERSKLINPNMNDPKIGPGDPYPFEGKANPYLDLLKNWGSASLTAPKNNATLDEKFQESFTAGTTSVEAADAEGWVVSMTPSGGWVPACIAGNTGIGMSQRMQSFVLDPKENPFNVVEPGKRPRVTLTPSLALKNGKPFLSFAKQAGDEQDQLLLQFFLNMVEFGMTVQESCEAPSFKTFQMYSTFGNHERINGGLTLNEAMPAWTRKDLGRMGYKINYQERTSGPINAIYFDWEHGSFWGGSSNHGEDYGIGW